In Methanobrevibacter sp., one DNA window encodes the following:
- a CDS encoding TrmB family transcriptional regulator — protein MEKLINSLKKLGLSRYESQAYIGLNQIIAGQAEDIAKVSNLPRSRIYDILNGLEEKGFVEIERGRPMKYTVVEPSVIFRKQKEKLIDELEASETKLENIYTNEISEVQAPVWLIHNPVRIIESETELIRKTQKSITLRAGFLLEGEAQAIIKAIKANPRKITVKILANPICYVENEKIEIVNTFEKSKLPNLEIIQTELPMIKMLISDEKELMGTFAQFSGENNSIIPETAIGVNNKYAAICKNFNDHFLKQFEKMKKLM, from the coding sequence ATGGAAAAATTGATAAATTCTCTTAAAAAATTAGGTTTAAGCAGATATGAATCACAGGCATACATAGGACTGAATCAGATAATTGCCGGACAGGCAGAAGATATTGCCAAGGTTTCCAATTTGCCGAGATCAAGAATATATGATATATTGAATGGTCTTGAAGAAAAGGGTTTTGTTGAAATCGAAAGGGGAAGGCCAATGAAATATACAGTAGTTGAACCCTCAGTAATATTCAGAAAACAGAAAGAAAAGCTGATTGATGAGTTGGAAGCAAGCGAAACCAAACTGGAAAACATATACACTAATGAAATATCCGAAGTCCAAGCACCAGTATGGCTGATTCACAATCCTGTGAGAATCATTGAAAGCGAAACCGAACTTATCAGAAAAACTCAAAAATCAATAACATTACGTGCAGGTTTTTTACTTGAAGGGGAAGCACAGGCAATAATCAAAGCCATTAAGGCAAATCCTCGAAAGATAACTGTAAAAATCCTTGCAAATCCAATATGCTATGTGGAAAACGAAAAAATCGAAATTGTCAACACATTTGAAAAATCAAAACTGCCAAATCTTGAAATCATTCAGACTGAATTGCCGATGATAAAAATGTTGATAAGTGATGAAAAGGAGCTTATGGGAACATTTGCACAATTCAGTGGCGAAAACAATTCAATCATTCCAGAAACTGCAATAGGAGTCAACAACAAGTATGCTGCAATATGTAAAAACTTCAATGATCATTTTTTAAAACAATTCGAGAAAATGAAAAAACTGATGTGA
- a CDS encoding FprA family A-type flavoprotein, with protein MKAESVKIADGVYWVGALHWNTRSFHGFAIPGTTYNCYLVFGEEKVALIDNVFSDGMINQLNARIKDAFAKENREEKIDVFIQCHTELDHSIGLKETIDRYPEAEVYASPKGAEFLQKQYHTYSDVEITTVKTGDEIDLGGKTLAVVSAPMLHWPDSMFVMLKESGILFSNDAFGQHLCLSKRYAEDYSEDYIMTAAKKFFANLVVLGSPMLRMKFQELTDAGIVEQITMIAPCHGQIWKDPSKIIQAYSDWASGVCEDKITIVYDTMHHSTEKLAFQIAEGIMSEGVEAVMYHMENDYESEVVTDILDSKAIALGAPTMMNKPFPRIGNIMYWLDCLNFKGTTSEKNALIFSSKGWGGGAVKKLQDDLESAGFTIFDTLDAVFVPDEDVYGEAYQKGVELAKSIKGE; from the coding sequence ATGAAAGCGGAATCTGTAAAAATAGCTGATGGCGTATACTGGGTAGGGGCGCTTCATTGGAACACAAGAAGTTTCCATGGATTTGCAATACCTGGAACAACATACAACTGTTATCTTGTATTCGGTGAAGAGAAAGTTGCATTGATTGACAATGTATTCTCTGACGGAATGATTAATCAGTTAAATGCAAGAATCAAGGACGCATTTGCAAAAGAAAATCGCGAAGAAAAAATAGACGTGTTCATTCAATGCCACACTGAACTAGACCACTCAATAGGACTTAAAGAAACCATTGACCGGTATCCTGAAGCAGAAGTTTATGCATCCCCGAAAGGTGCAGAATTTTTGCAAAAGCAATACCACACCTACTCTGATGTTGAAATTACAACTGTAAAAACAGGTGATGAAATTGATTTGGGCGGCAAGACTTTAGCTGTTGTGTCTGCTCCAATGCTTCACTGGCCGGACAGCATGTTCGTAATGCTTAAGGAAAGCGGAATATTATTTTCAAATGATGCATTCGGACAGCACTTGTGCTTATCCAAAAGATATGCAGAAGATTACTCTGAAGACTACATAATGACTGCTGCTAAAAAATTCTTCGCCAATCTCGTGGTTTTAGGTTCTCCAATGCTTAGAATGAAATTCCAGGAATTGACTGATGCTGGAATTGTAGAGCAAATTACAATGATTGCACCATGTCACGGACAAATCTGGAAAGATCCGTCAAAAATAATTCAGGCATACTCTGACTGGGCAAGCGGCGTATGTGAAGATAAAATCACAATCGTTTATGATACAATGCACCATTCAACCGAGAAATTGGCATTCCAGATTGCCGAAGGAATAATGAGTGAAGGCGTTGAGGCCGTGATGTATCATATGGAAAATGATTATGAATCAGAAGTAGTTACAGACATCCTTGATTCAAAGGCAATAGCATTAGGCGCTCCAACAATGATGAACAAACCTTTCCCAAGAATCGGAAACATCATGTACTGGCTTGACTGCCTTAATTTCAAAGGCACCACAAGTGAAAAGAATGCACTCATATTCTCATCCAAAGGATGGGGAGGAGGAGCTGTTAAAAAACTCCAGGATGATTTAGAAAGTGCAGGCTTTACAATATTCGACACATTGGATGCAGTATTTGTGCCTGATGAGGATGTTTATGGGGAAGCATATCAAAAAGGAGTTGAACTTGCAAAATCAATAAAAGGTGAATGA
- a CDS encoding C1 family peptidase produces the protein MGLLTVYNCTFEGGNSNWSHIYTYLGNLIVENSTFTNSNSRYSNAIYSEMTTANIRKSKFNNLTVTETGGTIGMKNDCRFKIVDCEFTNLTAGKDGGAIFADLFDEDHGVFTSNLTITNSIFKNCKSEFGAVMQLSGNLNITDSTFEDNTATFDGAAIWTSYANVCIQNSTFKRNNNVMVDLEVGGVLYLDNGNVMIKDSKFIDNHGSNIGDAIYTYDVNLILSNNTFTDNGNALYSVFGTNNISEDNVFNNDTISLNNTFYSTIIVNEGIEIKLINNTISFDKLPSKFNLKDWGWLSPIKDQGAMGACWTFGSCGALESALLKATGILYDFSEDSVQNTMLQYSIYGLDMLDEGGDSFTGAGYFINWYGPYPTQLDTYDELGKVSQHLNIANEIIHIQDVIFLPPRENALDNDIFKNALIKYGSLFMCYNAQTDAPYYNVKTSAQYYNESDDVDHAVSLVGWDDNFSKDNFLITPPGDGAWIVKNSWGTSFGDEGYFYLSYYDNSFIGQEPSLAFLINNTEKYTKNYQTDTGELCGFNENYTYYSNTYTSLSDDLIAAVGTYFSDEGTEYELSIYVNDVLKHTQKGVSPFSGFHTIKLTENISVSANDKFKVVFKSSNVPYMIYSRQHWQDNVSFVSTDGSNWVDMKTLNATAILKVYTVNAPVIPPEPTPSKPVLSGNKDVTMLYSAGTAYKVRVTVDGKAVSGVYVTFKFNGVTKKVKTDSNGYATYKIPTVKPKSTKYTISATYGGVTVKNKVKVKSIVVAKNIKAKKSAKVLKIKVTLKKVNKKYIKGKYVTLKFKGKTYKVKTSKKGVATFKIKKNVLKKLKVGKKYTYKVTYGKDVVSKKITIKK, from the coding sequence ATGGGGCTTTTAACTGTCTATAATTGTACTTTTGAAGGGGGAAATTCCAATTGGTCCCATATTTATACTTACTTGGGTAATTTAATTGTTGAAAATTCCACATTCACAAATTCAAATTCCCGCTACAGCAATGCAATTTACAGTGAAATGACTACTGCTAATATTCGCAAAAGCAAATTCAACAACCTCACAGTAACGGAAACTGGTGGGACAATTGGTATGAAAAACGATTGTCGGTTTAAAATTGTTGATTGTGAATTTACAAATCTGACTGCTGGTAAAGACGGTGGTGCAATTTTTGCAGATTTGTTTGATGAGGACCATGGTGTTTTTACATCAAATCTAACAATTACAAATTCAATATTTAAAAACTGTAAATCTGAATTTGGAGCCGTAATGCAGTTGTCAGGTAATCTGAATATAACTGACTCAACTTTTGAGGATAACACTGCAACATTTGATGGTGCTGCAATATGGACATCCTATGCCAATGTATGTATTCAAAATTCCACATTCAAAAGAAACAATAATGTTATGGTTGATTTGGAAGTAGGCGGGGTTTTATATCTTGATAATGGAAATGTTATGATTAAAGATTCAAAATTCATTGATAATCACGGATCAAATATCGGCGATGCAATCTACACATATGATGTCAATCTGATTTTATCCAACAATACCTTCACAGATAATGGTAATGCCCTATACTCAGTTTTCGGAACAAACAATATAAGTGAAGATAATGTATTTAATAATGATACAATATCCTTAAACAATACATTTTATTCAACAATCATCGTTAATGAGGGAATTGAAATAAAATTAATCAACAATACAATTTCTTTTGATAAATTACCATCCAAATTCAACTTAAAAGATTGGGGATGGTTAAGTCCTATTAAAGACCAGGGCGCAATGGGTGCATGCTGGACATTTGGTTCATGTGGTGCACTGGAATCAGCACTTCTTAAGGCAACAGGAATATTATATGACTTTTCAGAAGACAGTGTTCAAAACACTATGCTACAATATTCCATTTACGGATTGGACATGCTTGATGAAGGTGGAGATTCATTCACCGGTGCAGGATACTTCATAAACTGGTATGGTCCATACCCAACACAACTGGACACCTATGATGAACTTGGAAAAGTGTCTCAACATTTAAATATTGCAAATGAAATTATTCACATTCAGGATGTAATATTCCTGCCTCCACGTGAAAATGCACTGGACAATGATATATTCAAAAATGCATTAATCAAATACGGATCACTGTTCATGTGCTACAATGCTCAAACAGATGCACCATATTATAATGTGAAAACATCCGCTCAGTATTACAATGAAAGTGATGATGTAGACCATGCTGTATCTCTTGTAGGATGGGATGATAATTTTTCAAAGGACAATTTCCTAATAACCCCTCCTGGCGATGGTGCTTGGATTGTTAAAAACAGTTGGGGTACAAGTTTCGGAGATGAAGGATACTTCTACCTTTCATATTATGACAATTCATTTATAGGCCAGGAACCTTCATTGGCATTTTTAATTAACAACACTGAAAAATACACTAAAAACTATCAGACAGACACTGGAGAGTTATGTGGGTTCAATGAAAACTACACTTACTACTCAAACACCTACACTTCCCTATCAGATGATTTGATAGCAGCTGTCGGTACATACTTCAGCGATGAAGGTACAGAGTATGAATTAAGCATTTATGTCAATGATGTTTTAAAACATACACAAAAAGGCGTAAGTCCATTTTCAGGATTCCATACTATTAAATTAACTGAAAATATCTCAGTTTCAGCCAATGATAAATTCAAGGTTGTATTTAAAAGCAGTAATGTGCCTTATATGATATATTCAAGACAACACTGGCAAGATAACGTGTCATTTGTCAGTACTGACGGTAGTAACTGGGTTGATATGAAAACTTTAAATGCAACTGCAATCTTGAAAGTATACACTGTTAATGCGCCAGTAATTCCGCCTGAGCCTACTCCATCCAAACCTGTCCTCAGCGGCAACAAGGATGTCACCATGCTTTACTCTGCAGGAACTGCTTATAAGGTTCGTGTAACTGTTGACGGCAAAGCAGTAAGTGGCGTGTATGTGACTTTCAAATTCAATGGTGTCACCAAAAAGGTTAAAACAGACAGCAATGGTTATGCAACATACAAAATACCTACAGTAAAACCAAAATCAACCAAATACACAATCAGTGCAACATATGGTGGTGTTACTGTTAAGAATAAGGTTAAGGTTAAAAGTATTGTTGTTGCTAAAAACATTAAGGCTAAAAAATCTGCAAAAGTCCTGAAAATCAAAGTGACTTTGAAAAAGGTTAACAAAAAATACATTAAAGGCAAATACGTAACCCTAAAATTCAAAGGCAAAACCTATAAAGTAAAAACCAGCAAAAAAGGCGTAGCAACATTTAAAATCAAAAAGAATGTGCTCAAAAAACTTAAAGTGGGCAAAAAATACACCTACAAAGTCACATATGGAAAAGATGTTGTCAGCAAAAAAATAACCATTAAAAAATAG
- a CDS encoding stage II sporulation protein M, whose translation MNFLTKFKDLTIESLKDNWKLIIGLYLLFIISFVAAWILSGARIGSVISNMPAANTTAPNMSANVGAGELFINNEWGGIVTYISSVFFAIPAIIMLVYNGVNLGAIGQLFNQAMPNGGLKFIVYLIPHGIFEITATVLQSVAGVLLFLFIWKFIKSWMGDQTQGASDALDETKKVLIQSIMLMIFATILLIIAAPIEAYVSVPFSEIILGA comes from the coding sequence ATGAATTTTTTAACAAAGTTTAAAGATTTAACAATTGAATCATTGAAAGACAATTGGAAATTGATAATTGGATTGTATCTTTTGTTTATAATATCTTTTGTTGCAGCATGGATCTTATCCGGTGCAAGAATCGGATCTGTCATAAGCAATATGCCCGCTGCGAATACAACGGCTCCAAACATGAGCGCCAATGTTGGTGCAGGTGAACTTTTCATTAATAATGAATGGGGAGGCATTGTAACATATATTTCTTCAGTATTCTTTGCAATTCCTGCAATAATAATGCTAGTATACAATGGAGTTAATCTGGGAGCTATCGGACAACTTTTTAATCAGGCAATGCCTAATGGTGGTCTTAAATTCATTGTTTATTTAATTCCTCATGGCATATTTGAAATTACTGCAACTGTTCTTCAGTCAGTGGCAGGAGTGTTGCTGTTTTTGTTCATCTGGAAATTCATAAAATCCTGGATGGGCGACCAGACACAGGGAGCTTCAGATGCACTTGATGAAACCAAAAAGGTATTGATTCAAAGCATAATGCTAATGATATTTGCAACAATACTGCTGATTATTGCTGCTCCGATTGAAGCATATGTTTCAGTTCCATTTTCAGAGATAATATTGGGAGCTTAA
- a CDS encoding DUF4013 domain-containing protein, with the protein MELGEIFSDALAYPFSNIKALVLYVILGIILGIAIAGTLVGVLAGVTADNVWALAGSGIIGIIISLVIGFVITGYELDIIKYGIDRRADSPGIDFVRQFINGVKYLVVNIVYMIIPIIITAVLSVIFQNWIVTIVGVILAIIFSLALIMAQCRLAKTDELGNALAVGEAIGDISRVGFLKVILFIIILAIISFILFFICGLIAQWNSTVGGIILGILSVYLVFFVGRATGLLYSDV; encoded by the coding sequence ATGGAATTAGGTGAAATATTTAGTGATGCTTTAGCATATCCGTTTAGTAATATCAAAGCATTAGTTCTATACGTTATTTTAGGAATTATTTTAGGAATTGCGATTGCCGGAACTCTCGTTGGAGTCCTGGCAGGAGTTACAGCAGATAATGTCTGGGCACTTGCCGGATCTGGAATTATCGGAATCATCATCTCACTTGTAATAGGATTTGTAATAACAGGTTACGAATTGGACATCATAAAATACGGTATTGACAGAAGAGCTGACAGTCCGGGAATCGACTTTGTAAGACAGTTCATCAATGGTGTTAAATACTTAGTTGTAAACATCGTTTACATGATTATTCCAATCATCATAACTGCTGTCTTATCTGTAATTTTCCAGAACTGGATAGTTACTATCGTAGGAGTAATATTGGCAATAATATTCTCATTGGCTTTGATAATGGCACAATGCAGATTAGCTAAAACAGATGAATTAGGTAATGCATTAGCTGTTGGTGAAGCAATTGGAGACATTTCCAGAGTTGGATTTTTAAAAGTTATTTTATTCATTATTATTCTTGCAATAATTTCATTTATATTGTTTTTCATTTGCGGACTTATCGCTCAATGGAATTCAACTGTCGGCGGAATAATATTAGGTATTCTATCAGTTTACTTAGTATTCTTTGTCGGAAGAGCAACTGGTTTATTATACTCTGACGTATAA
- a CDS encoding PRC-barrel domain-containing protein, whose amino-acid sequence MRIKNLIGAIVLDVSANEVGKIIDVDFNKEDGKINSIIISLRKNMLNTDEINVDYNDIKTIGKFVLLNIEISKEEKTETVDDVVE is encoded by the coding sequence ATGAGAATTAAAAATTTAATTGGAGCTATTGTCTTAGATGTATCCGCTAATGAAGTGGGAAAAATAATTGATGTTGATTTCAATAAAGAAGATGGTAAGATCAACTCAATTATAATCTCTTTGAGAAAAAACATGTTGAATACTGATGAGATTAATGTTGATTATAATGACATTAAAACTATTGGTAAATTCGTTTTATTGAACATTGAAATATCAAAAGAAGAAAAAACTGAAACTGTGGATGATGTAGTAGAATAA
- a CDS encoding DUF4013 domain-containing protein, producing MKNNVRILRKAMGLTQEQLAKKVGISRQSLSNLNNFKTLLKNGIKIFFVKFIYLIFPLVLFLLTVTGSIPRFAGLIITGVLFVVLYVYCFIAIANMVYHDSFKKAFALNEISIVKNNIGWLLLFGLLMTILFIFYGVTAFLDEFIIFLGNFININAILFDSFTVYKLLLLLISSLTVQPFIDILTARIAGVIYENGSET from the coding sequence ATGAAGAACAATGTTAGGATTTTACGAAAAGCAATGGGATTAACCCAGGAACAGCTTGCAAAAAAGGTAGGCATTTCCCGCCAATCCCTATCTAACTTAAATAATTTTAAAACCCTTCTGAAAAATGGTATAAAAATATTCTTTGTAAAATTCATATATCTGATTTTCCCACTGGTTTTATTTCTTTTAACTGTTACAGGTTCAATTCCAAGATTTGCAGGATTAATAATAACTGGTGTGCTTTTTGTAGTCCTATACGTATATTGTTTTATAGCTATTGCAAATATGGTTTATCATGATTCATTTAAAAAAGCATTTGCACTAAATGAGATAAGTATTGTGAAAAATAATATCGGTTGGCTATTATTATTCGGATTGTTAATGACCATTTTATTCATATTTTATGGAGTTACAGCATTTCTGGATGAATTCATAATCTTTTTAGGCAATTTCATAAACATTAATGCAATACTTTTCGACTCATTTACAGTCTATAAGTTATTGCTATTATTAATTTCAAGCTTAACCGTTCAGCCGTTCATTGATATTTTAACTGCAAGAATTGCAGGAGTTATTTATGAAAATGGAAGTGAAACATGA
- a CDS encoding DUF4013 domain-containing protein, with the protein MIFDILTDSVRYAISKPKTILILGVFNLFDFLVVPLLFALGYYYKITKESTRGMINCDEKMPPLNNFKQLFIDGVKVLSAGLIYLIPPFVVFISLLFLSELGYLEYDLVDPLSNCIFFIFFCYFYIALPNMAYHDSFKKAFDFKQINRIIIKKIGVLPLIIVLLAINFMEYIFGSISADIVQILNIIFSLDAVSLHALTFVFGTVMIALFITPFIDVLLSRATGLLYVSDD; encoded by the coding sequence ATGATATTTGATATTCTGACAGATTCTGTAAGGTATGCAATTTCAAAACCTAAAACTATACTAATTCTCGGTGTTTTTAATTTATTTGATTTTCTTGTTGTCCCATTACTTTTTGCATTGGGATACTATTATAAAATCACAAAAGAATCAACAAGAGGCATGATAAATTGTGATGAAAAAATGCCTCCTTTAAATAACTTCAAACAACTTTTTATAGATGGGGTTAAAGTTCTTTCAGCTGGTTTGATATATTTAATACCTCCATTTGTTGTATTTATCAGTCTTTTATTTTTGTCTGAATTGGGTTATCTTGAATACGATTTGGTTGATCCTCTTTCAAACTGCATATTCTTCATATTCTTCTGCTATTTCTATATTGCCCTTCCAAATATGGCATATCATGACTCATTTAAAAAAGCATTTGATTTTAAACAAATTAACAGGATAATAATTAAAAAAATAGGGGTTCTCCCATTAATTATCGTATTATTAGCTATTAATTTCATGGAATATATATTTGGAAGCATCAGTGCAGATATTGTTCAAATATTAAACATTATATTTAGTCTTGATGCTGTTTCTCTACATGCATTGACATTTGTCTTTGGAACAGTTATGATTGCCCTTTTCATCACTCCATTTATAGATGTCCTACTGTCAAGGGCTACCGGTCTGTTATACGTCAGTGATGATTAA
- a CDS encoding ABC transporter ATP-binding protein has protein sequence MNTLIEVKNVSKEYQTGNQIVKAANNLNFTIDKGELVVILGPSGSGKSTLLNLLGGLDKATNGEIIIDGENITAFSDKKLTRYRAKEIGFIFQFYNLIPNLTACENIEILNDIVDENIDGKEVLAQVGLSQHVNKFPSELSGGEQQRVSIARAIAKKPKMLLCDEPTGALDSHTGKIIIELLINLCESENTTVIIVTHNSEFAKVANKVIHIKNGQVENIENHENPQTVDSINW, from the coding sequence ATGAATACATTAATTGAAGTTAAAAATGTTTCCAAGGAATATCAAACTGGAAACCAGATAGTTAAAGCGGCGAACAATCTTAATTTCACTATTGATAAAGGGGAGCTTGTAGTAATTCTTGGACCATCCGGAAGTGGAAAATCCACACTGCTCAACCTTTTAGGAGGACTTGACAAAGCCACAAATGGTGAAATCATTATCGACGGTGAAAACATCACAGCATTTTCAGACAAGAAACTCACACGCTACAGAGCAAAGGAAATAGGATTCATCTTTCAGTTCTACAACCTGATTCCGAACCTAACAGCTTGTGAAAATATTGAGATACTGAATGATATTGTTGATGAAAACATTGACGGAAAAGAAGTCTTGGCACAGGTTGGCCTTTCACAGCACGTTAACAAATTCCCATCAGAACTGTCCGGTGGAGAACAGCAAAGAGTATCTATTGCAAGAGCTATCGCTAAAAAGCCAAAAATGCTTTTATGTGATGAACCAACTGGAGCACTGGATTCCCACACTGGAAAAATCATTATTGAACTGCTGATTAACTTATGTGAAAGCGAAAATACAACTGTCATTATAGTAACACACAACAGTGAATTTGCAAAAGTTGCAAACAAGGTTATACACATAAAAAACGGTCAGGTTGAAAACATTGAAAACCATGAAAATCCGCAAACGGTAGATTCCATAAACTGGTGA
- a CDS encoding ABC transporter permease, producing MLFKKMFRDIKENKMQFIAIFLMSFITLLAFAGIGSEVQGLQDNLNNYYNETNMADAYAFGSNFNESVIKDFKNMDTTTGIESQFVVKSIADLENDPTVTLHFLEKNNISQYYPVKGDAIDFDDEDGIWLDARFAEVKNLTVGDEITLEFNGITITKTIRGLGYSPDYVYEEPENGLVSDFKYQGFGYLSDKAYPAPNMPHNKLLMTTNVSNQEYYDQTREMLEDKGYDDIIDGAAFMPREDTGSDNQIQDEIKQHIILAVMFPIIFVVVALLILLTTMTRIVSHQRTQIGTLKAIGFENRPLIIHYLSYGFILTLIGSVLGIIVGHYTIPYIFIGTMQSYYTLPSWNPGLNMNFIYVALLIVLGSVLCSYYAVASIMRESPSATLKAKPPKINKIGFVENTWIWEKFGFNLRWNTRDVNRNKLRAIITLFGVIGCTVLLISAFGMHDGVNDLKTWKYDDINHYETQLVLQDDVSQSQIDSIIDEVNGTPVMTKSIQIDANGVKKTQVLTVHDKTPLITPTDKNRQEMTLPEDGVSISQKTAEFFDLEVGDTIKWHIYGNETWITSTVDAIYGDPSVQGITISVSEAENNNMSFVPTEIVTKEKVTDKLDGVGSVNTHNDLTSSWDKLTQTANLLIIILVIFAVLLAVVVLYSLGLLGFTEVERDMATLKVLGFQLNDLRKLFMTQYLGISLIGFVIGIPTGYYVLESIRSNTDKLYYPTNYSLTTIAISFVITIIVSGIVNWLLANKLRNIDMVEALKKERE from the coding sequence ATGTTATTTAAAAAGATGTTTCGTGACATTAAGGAAAACAAGATGCAGTTCATAGCCATTTTTCTAATGTCATTTATCACACTGCTTGCCTTTGCAGGAATCGGATCTGAAGTTCAGGGTCTTCAGGACAACCTAAACAATTATTATAATGAAACCAATATGGCCGATGCATATGCATTCGGAAGCAACTTCAATGAAAGCGTAATCAAAGACTTTAAGAACATGGACACAACAACAGGCATTGAGTCCCAGTTCGTTGTAAAATCCATTGCTGATTTGGAAAACGACCCCACAGTAACGCTGCATTTTCTTGAGAAAAATAATATCTCCCAATACTATCCGGTTAAAGGAGATGCAATTGATTTTGATGATGAGGATGGAATATGGCTGGATGCAAGATTTGCAGAGGTAAAGAATCTGACAGTGGGAGATGAAATCACTCTGGAATTTAACGGAATCACAATAACAAAAACAATCCGTGGTCTTGGATATTCACCGGATTATGTTTATGAGGAACCTGAAAACGGTCTGGTTTCAGATTTCAAATATCAGGGATTCGGATACTTATCAGATAAGGCATATCCTGCTCCAAATATGCCTCACAACAAGCTACTGATGACAACCAATGTCAGCAATCAGGAATATTATGACCAGACACGTGAAATGCTTGAGGACAAGGGATATGATGACATAATTGATGGTGCTGCATTCATGCCTCGTGAAGACACAGGCAGTGACAACCAGATACAGGATGAAATCAAACAGCACATCATTTTAGCGGTAATGTTTCCAATCATATTTGTCGTTGTGGCACTTCTGATTCTTTTAACTACAATGACACGTATTGTAAGTCATCAAAGAACACAGATTGGAACATTAAAGGCAATTGGATTTGAAAACAGACCATTAATAATACATTACTTATCCTATGGTTTTATTTTAACATTGATTGGTAGTGTGCTTGGAATAATTGTTGGCCACTATACGATACCCTACATTTTTATTGGCACTATGCAGTCATACTATACTTTGCCTAGCTGGAATCCGGGATTAAACATGAACTTTATTTATGTAGCACTTCTAATCGTTTTGGGATCAGTTTTATGTTCATATTATGCAGTTGCAAGTATTATGCGTGAATCTCCTTCTGCTACACTAAAAGCAAAGCCGCCAAAAATAAATAAGATAGGTTTTGTTGAAAACACATGGATATGGGAAAAATTCGGATTTAACCTCAGATGGAATACACGTGACGTTAACCGTAACAAGTTAAGGGCAATCATTACATTATTTGGAGTTATCGGTTGTACTGTGCTTCTTATTTCAGCATTCGGTATGCATGATGGTGTCAATGATTTGAAAACATGGAAATATGATGACATTAACCATTATGAAACACAATTGGTCTTGCAGGATGATGTTTCACAGTCTCAGATTGATTCAATAATCGATGAAGTTAATGGGACTCCCGTCATGACTAAATCCATTCAGATTGATGCAAATGGTGTTAAAAAAACGCAGGTGCTGACGGTTCATGACAAAACTCCGCTGATTACGCCTACAGATAAAAACAGACAGGAAATGACATTACCTGAAGACGGAGTTTCCATTTCCCAAAAGACTGCTGAGTTTTTTGACCTTGAAGTAGGTGATACAATCAAATGGCACATTTATGGAAATGAAACATGGATAACTTCAACTGTTGATGCCATTTATGGTGATCCTTCAGTTCAGGGAATTACAATCTCTGTTAGTGAAGCGGAAAACAATAATATGTCATTTGTACCTACAGAAATCGTTACCAAAGAAAAGGTTACTGATAAATTGGATGGTGTTGGAAGCGTCAACACTCATAACGACTTGACAAGCAGTTGGGATAAGCTCACACAAACTGCTAATCTGTTGATTATAATATTGGTAATATTTGCGGTCCTGTTGGCAGTTGTTGTCCTTTACAGTTTGGGCCTTTTAGGATTTACTGAAGTGGAAAGGGATATGGCAACACTAAAAGTATTAGGATTCCAGTTGAATGATTTAAGAAAACTCTTCATGACACAATATCTTGGAATCTCACTAATAGGATTTGTAATTGGAATTCCAACCGGATATTATGTATTGGAGTCAATCAGAAGCAATACGGATAAACTTTATTATCCGACAAATTATTCACTTACTACAATAGCAATAAGCTTTGTAATAACAATAATTGTGTCAGGAATAGTTAACTGGCTTCTTGCCAATAAACTCAGAAATATTGATATGGTTGAAGCGCTTAAAAAGGAAAGGGAATAA